The Panthera leo isolate Ple1 chromosome C2, P.leo_Ple1_pat1.1, whole genome shotgun sequence genome window below encodes:
- the LOC122230123 gene encoding keratin-associated protein 19-7-like: protein MSYYGSYYRGLGYGCGGFGGLGCGCGWGACGYGCCRPCYYGRYWSSGFY from the coding sequence ATGAGCTACTACGGCAGCTACTACAGAGGCCTGGGCTACGGCTGTGGAGGCTTCGGCGGCCTGGGCTGCGGCTGTGGCTGGGGAGCCTGCGGATATGGCTGCTGTCGTCCCTGTTACTATGGAAGATACTGGTCTTCTGGCTTCTActga